From Cinclus cinclus chromosome 2, bCinCin1.1, whole genome shotgun sequence, one genomic window encodes:
- the LANCL3 gene encoding lanC-like protein 3 — MESQRCFANRFDDYPGSPAAAPDREAAMPLVTATIERILRELPPLGGPRGCPGGLYGGVAGVAYMLYHVAQCPLFAPSRDSYLRAARRVVDACLRYQEGCGEADADTRAAFLLGGAGVYAVAALVYRALGLPEYARPLGKFRELSEVCAPLSFLECGSDELFVGRAGYLCAALVLKQRLGVEVLTAAQIKSICLAILESGKQYAVKKRKPVPLMYSYYGTEYLGAAHGLSSILQMLLSYYEYLQPADQELVWQSVDFLMDQEQNSNWPPELGETIERENELVHWCHGAPGIAYLFAKAYLVSKKPQYLDTCIRCGELTWQKGLLKKGPGICHGVAGSAYVFLLLYRLTGNSKYIYRAQRFAEFLFTEEFKSGSRALESIYSLYEGFSGTVCFLTDLLQPNQAEFPLFSVFV, encoded by the exons ATGGAGAGCCAGCGCTGCTTCGCCAACCGCTTCGATGACTACCCGGGCAGCCCCGCGGCGGCGCCGGACAGGGAGGCGGCGATGCCGCTGGTGACGGCCACCATCGAGCGCATCCTGCGGGAGCTGCCGCCCCTGGGCGGCCCCCGCGGCTGCCCGGGCGGGCTGTACGGCGGCGTGGCCGGCGTGGCCTACATGCTGTACCACGTCGCGCAGTGCCCGCTGTTCGCGCCGTCGCGGGACTCGTACCTGCGGGCCGCCCGCCGCGTCGTGGACGCCTGCCTGCGCTACCAGGAGGGATGCGGCGAGGCCGACGCCGACACCCGAGCCGCCTTCCTGCTGGGCGGCGCCGGGGTGTACGCGGTGGCCGCGCTGGTCTACCGCGCCCTGGGGCTGCCCGAGTACGCGCGGCCGCTGGGCAAGTTCAGGGAGCTGAGCGAGGTCTGCGCTCCGCTCTCCTTCCTCGAGTGCGGCTCCGACGAGCTGTTCGTGGGCCGAGCCGGGTACCTGTGCGCCGCGCTGGTGCTGAAGCAGCGGCTGGGCGTGGAG GTGCTGACTGCAGCACAAATTAAATCAATTTGCCTGGCCATACTGGAATCAGGAAAACAGTATGCAGTGAAGAAGAGGAAACCAGTCCCACTCATGTATTCCTACTATGGAACGGAGTATCTTG gTGCAGCACATGGGCTTTCCTCAATCCTGCAGATGTTGCTCTCCTATTACGAGTACCTGCAGCCAGCGGATCAGGAGCTGGTGTGGCAGAGTGTGGATTTCCTGATGGACCAGGAACAGAACAGCAACTGGCCCCCTGAGCTGGGGGAGACAATCGAGCGGGAGAACGAGCTGGTGCACTGGTGCCATGGAGctccag GCATTGCATATCTGTTTGCCAAAGCCTACCTGGTTTCCAAGAAGCCTCAATATCTGGATACTTGTATCCGCTGTGGAGAGCTCACCTGGCAGAAAGGGCTGCTGAAGAAGGGCCCTGGAATATGCCATGGGGTGGCTGGCAGTGCTTATGTGTTCCTGCTCCTGTATAGGCTCACTGGGAACTCCAAATACATATACAGGGCACAAAG gTTTGCAGAGTTCTTATTTACAGAAGAATTTAAGTCTGGTTCCCGGGCACTAGAAAGTATATATAGTTTGTATGAAGGTTTTTCAGGAACTGTGTGTTTCCTGACTGACTTGCTGCAACCCAACCAAGCCGAGTTTCCTCTCTTCAGTGTCTTTGTCTAA